In one Gopherus evgoodei ecotype Sinaloan lineage chromosome 1, rGopEvg1_v1.p, whole genome shotgun sequence genomic region, the following are encoded:
- the LOC115645433 gene encoding olfactory receptor 52E4-like: MSDSNTTEFTNPSTFILLGIPGLETAHVWISIPFCTIYAIAVLGNFTILFIVKRDPSLHEPMYYFLCMLAVTDLLLSTSTIPKMLNIFWFSSREIDFSACLIQMYFIHCFSGMASGILVAMAFDRYMAICHPLRHSTILTNSVVVKIGLAVVLRGGMLVMPNPVLARQWPYCRTNIIPHSYCEHIAVVKLACADIRISSYYGLFVAFLMTGLDVFFITVSYIQILRAIFSLPTKDARLKTFGTCSSHLCVFLTFCIPSYFSILTHRFGQNIPLHFHVLLANVYLLVPPMLNPIIYGVRIKQIRNSLLRFFTCKGT; encoded by the coding sequence atgtcagattccaatACAACTGaattcaccaacccctccaccttcatcctgctgggcattcctggcctggagacagcccatgtctggatctccatcccttTCTGCACCATTTATGCCATAGCcgtcttggggaacttcaccatcctctTCATTGTCAAGAGGGATCccagcctccatgagcccatgtactatttcctctgcatgctggccgtCACCGATCTTTTACTATCTACGTCCACCATTCCCAAAATGCTGAACATCTTCTGGTTCAGTTCCAGGGAGATCGATTTCAGTGCCTGTCTCatccagatgtacttcattcactgcttctcagggatGGCATCTGGAATCctcgtggccatggcttttgatcgctacatggccatctgccatcccctgagacattccaccatcctgacaaacTCTGTGGTGGTCAAGATCGGCCTGGCAGTGGTTCTGCGTGGTGGTATGCTCGTAATGCCCAACCCCGTCCTGGCAAGgcagtggccatattgcagaaccaataTCATTCCCCACTCGTACTGCGAGCACATAGCCGTGGTGAAGCTGGCCTGTGCTGACATCCGCATTAGTAGTTACTATGGACTCTTTGTGGCGTTTTTGATGACAGGTCTGGATGTATTTTTTATCACTGTGTCCTATatccagatcctcagggccatcttcagcctccccacaaaggatgcccgGCTCAAGACTTTTggtacctgcagctcccacctctgtgtcTTCTTAACATTTTGCATCCCATCTTATTTCTCCATCCTTACACACCGGTTTGGCCAGAATATCCCCCTGCACTTCCATGTTCTCCTTGCTAACGTGTATCTCCTGGTGCCCCCCATGCTGAACCCCATCATCTATGGAGTGAGGATCAAACAGATCAGAAACAGTCTGCTCCGGTTCTTCACTTGTAAAGGGACCTAA